The sequence below is a genomic window from Flagellimonas marinaquae.
CGGTTTGTAGGGACTGTTTCATGGCAGATTGAAGTACTCGCTCCATCCGTTCCATTTTAACGGTCTTTCTTTCGGAATGTTCACAAATTATGGGTGTAATCTCATCCACGCCGATTTCTGTCGCTTTTTCCAAAAACCATTCGTAACGGTCGTTCATTTTTGTTGGAGCCACGACCATGTGCAATTTATAACGTTTGGGTATGGATTTTTTTTCTGAAATAATCCTTGCCTTGCATTTTTTTTGATCGGGCACCAATATCTCCGCTTCGAACAAATACCCTTTGCCATTGGTAATCTGCACAATGTCTCCTTCCGACTTTCGTAAAACCCGCACTATGTGCTTGCTCTCTTCCGGTGGAAAAATGAATTGTTTTGCACTGTTGTCCAACAAGGGGTTGTAAAAAAGTTGCATTTTGAGAGGTGTTAATTAACTACCGATGGCGTATCTAGCTTTGGCCGCGACACTTTGGTCCGTAAAATCACCTCGGTAAAATTTAAGGAGCCCCACGATTCCGATCATCGCCGCATTATCGGTACAGTATTCAAATTTAGGGATAAAGGTTTGCCAGCCCAAGTTTTCCTCGGCATCTTTAAGTCTTCCCCGAATTCCGGAATTGGCAGCAACGCCACCACCAATAGCTATTTGTTTTATTCCCGTCTGCTCTACGGCCATTTGTAATTTTTCCATTAATATTTCCAAGATGGTA
It includes:
- a CDS encoding 16S rRNA (uracil(1498)-N(3))-methyltransferase — its product is MQLFYNPLLDNSAKQFIFPPEESKHIVRVLRKSEGDIVQITNGKGYLFEAEILVPDQKKCKARIISEKKSIPKRYKLHMVVAPTKMNDRYEWFLEKATEIGVDEITPIICEHSERKTVKMERMERVLQSAMKQSLQTDLPKLNPPISCKEFLENDTALGYRFIAHCQNEEKMELKRKVIADNDTTILIGPEGDFSKSEIDLAREKGYVPISLGANRLRTETAAIVACTTVAIINS